Proteins from one Mucilaginibacter jinjuensis genomic window:
- a CDS encoding metallophosphoesterase family protein: protein MEDTKVTRIAAVADIHVREIDKGKWTDYFKEVSTKADVLLICGDLTDTGDEDEATILAEELRACTIPVVCVLGNHDYEKGRQKLIRQTIQSQNVHVLDGEAITIGNVGFAGIKGFGGGFDNHMLTMFGENAMKAFVQEAVDEALHLERALSKLEADPFVEHKIAVLHYAPIKATVVGEPEAIYPFLGSSRLVEPLIRKGVTACFHGHAHAGTLEGDINGSIKVYNVAKPILVKAGYQCPYYLYELPV from the coding sequence ATGGAAGATACCAAAGTAACCCGCATAGCTGCTGTTGCCGATATTCACGTACGCGAAATCGATAAAGGCAAATGGACTGATTATTTTAAAGAAGTATCAACAAAAGCAGATGTATTACTGATTTGCGGCGATTTAACCGATACCGGCGATGAAGATGAAGCCACCATATTAGCCGAAGAGCTGCGTGCTTGCACCATACCCGTTGTTTGCGTACTGGGCAATCACGATTACGAAAAGGGCAGGCAAAAATTGATTCGCCAAACTATCCAAAGCCAAAATGTACATGTGCTGGATGGAGAAGCTATTACCATTGGTAATGTTGGCTTTGCCGGTATAAAAGGTTTTGGAGGAGGTTTTGATAACCACATGCTTACCATGTTTGGCGAAAATGCCATGAAAGCCTTTGTACAGGAAGCTGTTGACGAAGCCCTGCACCTGGAACGTGCCCTTAGTAAACTGGAGGCAGATCCATTTGTAGAGCATAAAATTGCAGTTTTGCATTACGCGCCAATTAAGGCAACGGTGGTAGGAGAGCCTGAAGCTATTTATCCGTTCCTGGGGTCCTCGCGTTTGGTAGAGCCTCTGATCCGTAAGGGGGTAACTGCCTGTTTCCACGGCCATGCGCACGCAGGTACTTTAGAAGGGGATATTAACGGAAGTATTAAGGTATATAATGTGGCCAAACCGATACTGGTAAAGGCAGGCTACCAATGCCCGTATTATTTATATGAGCTACCGGTTTAA
- a CDS encoding nucleotidyltransferase yields MTINDDKQAHAFYAEALTTLTESGIDYMLGGAFAVFHYTGLFRDTKDLDVYCRYADCTKILKFFADKGYTVEYTDVRWLAKIFKGDYFIDVIFDTVNNICKVDDSWFDHATNAHFFDCDVKIIPGEELFWCKIYVQNRERYDGADMNHILLKAGKDFDWQRLFNRVEQHWHLLLAQILQFQFVYPSEYREIIPKWIFDELMRKANEQYDLPEPVVRVCRGPMIDQTQYAVDIKEWDYKSYTIITV; encoded by the coding sequence ATGACCATTAACGACGATAAGCAAGCGCATGCCTTTTATGCAGAAGCCCTTACAACGCTTACAGAAAGCGGCATAGATTATATGCTGGGCGGCGCTTTTGCTGTGTTTCATTACACCGGCCTGTTTCGGGATACCAAAGACCTGGATGTGTACTGCCGCTATGCCGACTGTACCAAAATTTTGAAGTTTTTTGCCGATAAAGGGTATACAGTTGAATACACAGATGTGCGTTGGCTGGCCAAAATTTTTAAAGGCGATTATTTTATCGATGTGATATTTGATACCGTTAATAATATCTGCAAGGTTGATGACAGTTGGTTTGACCATGCCACTAATGCCCATTTTTTTGACTGTGATGTAAAGATCATCCCGGGCGAAGAACTATTCTGGTGCAAAATTTATGTGCAGAACCGCGAGCGGTATGATGGTGCAGATATGAACCACATACTGTTGAAAGCCGGGAAAGATTTCGACTGGCAACGCCTGTTTAACCGGGTTGAGCAGCACTGGCATTTGTTGCTGGCGCAGATCCTGCAGTTTCAGTTTGTATACCCGTCTGAATACCGGGAAATTATCCCTAAGTGGATTTTTGACGAACTGATGCGAAAAGCGAATGAACAATATGATTTACCCGAACCCGTGGTGCGCGTTTGCCGTGGACCGATGATTGACCAAACCCAATACGCGGTTGATATTAAGGAGTGGGATTATAAATCGTACACAATAATTACTGTTTAA
- a CDS encoding glycoside hydrolase family 15 protein encodes MENNYEPIENYGVIGNLNTVALVSNRGSIDYMCLPQYDSPTVFGALLDADKGGYFCIRPQLSNPRSKQLYLTDSAILVTRFFSEDGIAELTDFMAIDKEHKRITLVRKLKTIRGKIKYTIQCHPRFDYARIEHKAEQAENNRVDFTSDDGQKLHLFSEIPLTIKDNDIDHDFELNQDEMLCFVMQDNIENSSFLHELHPYCITCYGQTYDYWKAWINQCNFTGRWIEIVRRSCITLKLLTSLRHGSVMAAATFGLPETIGGKRNWDYRYTWIRDTAFTMFAFLRLGFMDDAAAFMHWVLENCIPKDMFVMYTMEGKRSPNETELKHLSGYRNSKPVLIGNDAINQTQLDIYGELMDTIYLYNKYGGEITYEFWQMLVTQVEFVCTHWHEPDHGMWEIRGVKREFLHSRLMCWVAIDRAIKIGNSRSFPFPHERWIAIRDEIFEDIYNNFWNEEKEAFVQYKGSDELDASVLLMPMLRFISPHEPRWLKTLAAVERDLKLDVLIYRYRNTELNVDGLGSEEGTFTMCSFWYAECLAKSGEMDKANEVFAKILGYANPLRLFSEQLSKSGEQTGNFPQAFTHLALISAAIEINRLSEKKKPEVV; translated from the coding sequence ATGGAGAATAATTATGAACCGATAGAAAATTACGGGGTAATAGGCAACCTCAACACCGTTGCGCTGGTATCAAACCGGGGTTCTATCGATTATATGTGCCTGCCCCAGTATGATTCGCCCACCGTTTTCGGTGCATTGTTGGATGCTGATAAAGGCGGCTATTTCTGTATCCGCCCACAATTAAGCAATCCGCGCAGCAAACAACTCTATCTTACCGATTCGGCCATTCTGGTAACCCGTTTTTTCTCTGAGGATGGCATTGCCGAGCTCACCGATTTTATGGCGATTGATAAAGAGCATAAGCGCATTACCCTGGTGCGTAAACTCAAAACCATTCGCGGAAAAATTAAATATACCATACAATGCCACCCGCGTTTTGATTATGCAAGGATTGAACACAAGGCTGAACAAGCCGAAAATAACCGCGTTGATTTTACAAGTGACGACGGACAAAAGCTCCACCTCTTTTCTGAAATTCCACTAACGATTAAGGATAACGACATCGACCATGACTTCGAGCTGAATCAGGACGAGATGTTATGTTTTGTGATGCAGGATAATATTGAGAACAGCAGTTTTCTGCACGAGCTGCACCCCTACTGTATTACCTGTTACGGGCAGACTTATGATTACTGGAAAGCCTGGATTAACCAGTGCAATTTTACCGGCCGTTGGATTGAGATTGTGCGGCGCTCTTGCATCACCCTAAAATTACTTACTTCTTTAAGGCATGGTTCGGTAATGGCTGCAGCAACTTTTGGCCTGCCCGAAACCATTGGCGGCAAACGCAACTGGGATTACCGCTACACCTGGATCCGTGATACGGCCTTTACCATGTTTGCCTTTTTGCGCTTAGGTTTTATGGACGATGCTGCCGCCTTTATGCACTGGGTACTGGAAAACTGCATCCCGAAAGACATGTTTGTGATGTACACCATGGAGGGCAAACGGTCACCCAATGAAACGGAGCTGAAGCACCTGTCGGGCTACCGCAACTCTAAACCGGTACTCATCGGCAATGATGCCATCAATCAAACACAACTGGATATTTATGGCGAATTGATGGATACCATTTACCTGTACAACAAATACGGCGGCGAAATTACCTACGAATTTTGGCAGATGCTGGTTACCCAGGTAGAATTTGTATGCACCCATTGGCACGAACCAGACCATGGTATGTGGGAAATTCGCGGTGTGAAGCGCGAGTTTCTGCACTCGAGACTAATGTGCTGGGTAGCTATCGACAGGGCTATTAAGATAGGTAACAGCCGCTCGTTCCCATTTCCGCATGAGCGGTGGATTGCTATAAGGGACGAGATCTTCGAAGACATCTATAACAACTTCTGGAACGAGGAAAAAGAGGCTTTTGTACAATACAAAGGATCGGACGAGTTGGATGCTTCTGTTCTGTTGATGCCGATGCTGCGGTTTATTAGTCCGCACGAACCCCGTTGGTTGAAAACCCTTGCCGCTGTAGAACGCGACCTGAAACTCGACGTGCTGATATACCGCTACCGCAACACCGAACTCAATGTAGATGGCCTGGGCAGCGAAGAAGGCACCTTTACCATGTGCTCTTTCTGGTATGCCGAATGCCTGGCCAAAAGCGGCGAAATGGATAAGGCTAACGAAGTATTTGCGAAGATACTGGGCTATGCCAACCCGCTGAGGTTATTTTCAGAACAGTTAAGCAAAAGCGGTGAACAAACAGGTAATTTCCCACAGGCTTTTACCCATTTGGCACTCATAAGCGCAGCGATAGAAATAAATCGCCTGAGCGAAAAAAAGAAACCGGAAGTAGTTTAA
- a CDS encoding ABC transporter ATP-binding protein: protein MQTSTPKPAAKPPGVFSILKPYMGLVVLLLLFALLSNGINLWLPKIIAGGIDDYTKKVFVFDTLIKKFSLAVLLIFIFGYLQTVIQTYASERVARDLRQRLSDKISRQSHAFIEQVNPSKLLTNLTADVDSIKLFVSQALVSLVSSFFIIIGGSILLLTINWKLGLAVIAIIPIIGGTFFYVLKNVRALFIKSRGVIDQLNKVINESILGAALIRVINSQQLEYHKFLEANTEAKSYGLRILGFFAGLIPIVTFTANMAALTILVMGGHFVITGSMTLGSFAAFNSYLSLIIFPIFVIGFMSNIIAQATASFQRINVVLNAPDVAEGGTLKETLRGDVELQNVSVSYGQKPALKDISLKVSAGSKIAIIGPTAAGKTQLLYLLTGLINPGSGSILFDGQPINSYDSENFHSQVGFVFQDSIIFNMSIRENIAFNDKVTDESLEKAIDTAELRDFINNLPDGLSTIVSERGSSLSGGQKQRIMLARALAVNPKVLLLDDFTARVDNNTEKKILTNIQKNYPGLTLISVTQKIASVEHYDQIILLMQGEIVASGLHDELMKTSTDYVQIFNSQQSTSNYETGVTH, encoded by the coding sequence ATGCAAACAAGTACCCCTAAGCCAGCCGCCAAACCACCCGGTGTTTTTAGTATCCTGAAACCTTATATGGGCCTGGTTGTGCTGCTCCTGCTTTTTGCCTTGCTAAGTAATGGCATTAACCTTTGGCTGCCTAAAATTATTGCCGGAGGTATTGATGATTATACGAAGAAAGTATTTGTATTCGACACGCTGATCAAAAAGTTTTCGCTGGCCGTATTGCTCATCTTCATTTTCGGCTATCTGCAAACGGTGATCCAAACCTATGCCTCTGAACGAGTGGCACGAGATTTAAGACAGCGCTTATCCGACAAAATATCACGCCAAAGCCACGCTTTTATTGAGCAGGTTAACCCATCAAAACTGCTAACTAACTTAACTGCGGATGTAGATTCGATCAAGCTCTTCGTATCGCAGGCACTGGTATCTTTGGTATCGTCTTTCTTTATTATTATAGGCGGTAGCATCCTGCTGCTTACTATCAACTGGAAGTTAGGGCTGGCGGTAATTGCCATTATCCCTATCATAGGTGGTACATTTTTTTATGTTTTGAAGAATGTGCGCGCCCTGTTTATCAAGAGCCGCGGCGTTATCGACCAGCTAAACAAGGTAATTAACGAAAGTATTTTAGGTGCGGCACTCATCCGCGTAATCAACTCCCAACAACTAGAATATCATAAGTTTTTAGAGGCCAATACCGAAGCTAAAAGTTACGGGCTGCGTATTTTGGGCTTTTTCGCCGGGCTGATCCCTATTGTAACCTTTACTGCTAACATGGCGGCTTTAACCATTTTGGTAATGGGTGGGCACTTTGTAATTACCGGCAGCATGACGCTGGGTAGCTTTGCCGCCTTTAACAGTTATTTATCGCTCATTATCTTCCCAATTTTTGTGATTGGGTTTATGAGCAATATTATTGCCCAGGCTACCGCATCCTTCCAACGTATTAATGTGGTGTTAAACGCACCAGATGTAGCAGAGGGTGGAACATTAAAAGAAACCCTGCGTGGCGATGTGGAACTACAAAATGTATCGGTTAGTTACGGACAAAAACCGGCACTAAAAGATATATCACTAAAAGTATCGGCAGGATCAAAAATTGCCATTATAGGTCCAACCGCTGCAGGTAAAACACAGTTACTTTATTTATTAACCGGGTTAATTAATCCAGGTTCCGGTTCGATATTATTTGATGGGCAACCGATCAATTCTTACGATAGTGAGAACTTCCACAGCCAGGTTGGCTTTGTATTTCAGGATAGTATCATTTTCAACATGAGTATTCGGGAAAATATTGCTTTTAATGATAAGGTGACGGATGAATCGCTGGAAAAAGCCATTGATACGGCCGAACTGCGCGATTTTATCAATAACCTGCCGGATGGGTTGAGCACCATCGTATCTGAACGGGGCTCGAGCCTTTCAGGCGGGCAAAAGCAGCGCATTATGCTGGCACGTGCCTTAGCCGTTAATCCTAAAGTTTTATTACTGGACGATTTTACTGCCCGGGTTGATAACAATACCGAGAAAAAGATCCTCACCAATATCCAGAAAAACTACCCGGGTCTAACGCTGATCTCTGTTACCCAGAAGATAGCCTCGGTTGAACATTACGACCAGATCATCCTGCTGATGCAGGGCGAAATTGTAGCCAGCGGCCTGCATGATGAGCTGATGAAAACCAGTACAGATTACGTGCAGATCTTTAACTCGCAACAAAGTACCAGCAATTACGAAACCGGCGTTACCCACTAA
- a CDS encoding gluconate:H+ symporter → MALLTILICIVLLVLLVSWAKVNPFLALLLVSVIAGLALGIPLDKVSASVQKGMGDTMGSLLIIICLGAMLGKLIATSGAAQKIADVLVKTGGEKNIQWALVLAGFIVGIPLFYGIGFVLVVPLIFSISYKYKINAVYIGLPMLAALSVTHGFLPPHPSPTALVKLFHADMGMTLVYGIIIAIPTIILAGPLYARTLKNIKSEPLATFRAAELSTAEMPNAFNSFFTALLPVILLMLAAAYPHLNIKDEFTNKLVAFVGDPAIVMLIALIFGTFSLGIARGKKMSALSDVYVDALKDIAVILLIIAASGAFKQVLIDSGVSSIIADQIQTLNIPPLIMGWLIAAIIRISLGSSTVAGLTAAAIVAPMISKYHINPNLMVLSIGAGSLVLSHVNDSGFWLYKEYFNLSIKDTLRSWTMMETLVAVIGLVGVLVLNVFVG, encoded by the coding sequence ATGGCCTTACTGACCATCCTGATCTGCATTGTACTGCTTGTGCTTTTAGTGAGCTGGGCTAAAGTTAACCCTTTCCTGGCCTTATTGCTGGTATCCGTAATTGCCGGTCTGGCCCTGGGTATCCCGCTGGATAAGGTGAGCGCATCGGTACAAAAAGGAATGGGCGATACTATGGGTTCGCTGCTTATTATCATTTGCCTCGGTGCTATGCTGGGCAAGCTGATTGCAACCAGCGGAGCCGCCCAAAAAATTGCCGATGTACTGGTTAAAACCGGCGGCGAAAAAAACATTCAATGGGCATTGGTACTTGCTGGTTTTATAGTGGGTATCCCATTGTTTTATGGGATAGGCTTTGTGCTGGTTGTTCCCCTGATATTTTCTATTTCCTATAAATATAAGATCAATGCAGTGTATATCGGCTTGCCTATGCTGGCAGCCTTGTCGGTTACGCATGGCTTTTTGCCGCCGCATCCGTCGCCAACTGCGTTGGTAAAACTGTTCCATGCCGATATGGGGATGACGCTGGTTTATGGTATCATCATCGCTATACCGACTATCATACTGGCTGGTCCGCTTTATGCACGGACTTTGAAGAACATCAAATCAGAACCATTAGCCACCTTCCGTGCCGCCGAGTTATCTACCGCCGAAATGCCCAACGCTTTCAATAGCTTTTTTACGGCATTACTGCCCGTAATATTACTGATGCTGGCGGCTGCTTATCCGCATTTAAACATAAAAGATGAATTCACCAATAAACTGGTAGCTTTCGTTGGCGATCCCGCCATTGTAATGCTGATTGCTTTGATCTTCGGCACGTTTTCGCTGGGTATCGCCAGGGGCAAAAAAATGAGTGCCCTGAGCGATGTGTATGTTGATGCACTAAAAGATATTGCAGTTATCCTGCTTATCATCGCAGCCTCGGGAGCCTTTAAACAGGTCTTGATCGACAGCGGCGTAAGCAGTATTATTGCCGACCAGATCCAAACCCTTAATATCCCACCATTGATTATGGGCTGGTTGATTGCGGCCATTATCCGCATCAGCTTAGGCTCGAGTACGGTAGCCGGGTTAACTGCTGCGGCTATTGTTGCGCCGATGATCTCCAAGTACCATATCAACCCTAACTTAATGGTATTATCTATCGGTGCAGGCAGCCTGGTACTCTCGCACGTAAACGACTCAGGATTCTGGCTCTACAAAGAATACTTCAACCTCAGCATTAAAGACACCCTCCGTTCATGGACCATGATGGAAACTTTGGTTGCTGTGATAGGATTGGTTGGGGTGTTGGTTTTGAATGTGTTTGTGGGGTGA
- a CDS encoding glyoxalase: MQPEIVSLRTFIGSKDFAVSKAFYAELGFQEFPLSDNLSLLRFNELGFYLQDAYVEDWLNNTMLFIEVKNVEACFEWLTQLQLPQKYPGAKLHPIKRNDWGDECFVIDPAGALLHFGQFHK; the protein is encoded by the coding sequence ATGCAACCTGAAATTGTTTCTTTACGCACATTTATCGGCTCTAAGGACTTCGCCGTTTCTAAAGCATTTTATGCCGAATTAGGTTTTCAGGAGTTCCCGCTTTCTGATAACTTGTCGCTGCTCCGGTTCAATGAATTGGGTTTCTACTTGCAGGATGCTTATGTGGAAGATTGGCTCAACAACACCATGCTTTTCATCGAGGTTAAAAATGTAGAGGCTTGCTTTGAATGGCTCACACAATTGCAGCTCCCTCAAAAATATCCGGGCGCAAAATTACACCCAATAAAAAGAAACGATTGGGGTGATGAGTGTTTCGTGATCGACCCGGCCGGTGCATTATTGCACTTCGGACAGTTTCATAAATAG
- a CDS encoding TPM domain-containing protein, producing MIINKLLIRLSFIVLLCLFAYDGGAQTVYKTVNDIPNPKVDRTGSVSNPDGILSEPETDSLNRLLTQLEQKQGVETAVVVIHNFNTDQDDFNFAVNLFKLWGIGRKKANNGLLLLVATDRKAYRFITGYGLEGLLPDADLKLIGEHQMVPAFKQGNYGEGVVNAITTISNYLNQPANHKELADLLAKSKQKIAWQLPAAISGLLIIILIWVLRVINKRKAITHKIKQAKKLSAYDIIATVIGVILFLGIIAIVIISGLNKFAWFKALPVQNVPWLVYDVSALIILTKYLGNLGIIRRQHQDDFNFNEAEKSYLKATWWCIVFSPPVIIVLLIEYIRLRNSAKRFTAIADAAGKSMIRVDRDVNREGKPYLSPGQRTEEKLDVYCYDIWVSASNDKEFKVIQNQGSSFGSHDVCPQCGFKTLKKAETEVLVHPTHTKEGEGKKVRHCEQCDYEELIKMVVIATLSQSNSSSSSDSGSSSSSDSGSYGGGDTGGGGAGGTW from the coding sequence ATGATAATCAACAAACTGCTTATCCGCTTATCATTTATTGTGCTCTTATGTTTATTTGCTTATGACGGAGGGGCACAAACCGTCTATAAAACAGTAAATGACATCCCCAATCCTAAAGTTGACAGAACGGGCTCAGTAAGTAACCCAGATGGTATACTTAGTGAACCCGAGACCGATTCGCTTAACCGGTTGCTTACGCAGCTGGAACAAAAGCAGGGTGTTGAAACTGCCGTTGTGGTTATACATAATTTTAACACCGATCAGGACGATTTTAACTTCGCTGTAAACCTGTTTAAATTATGGGGAATAGGTAGAAAGAAAGCCAATAACGGTTTACTATTATTGGTTGCTACCGACCGCAAGGCCTACCGTTTTATAACAGGCTACGGCCTGGAAGGGCTTTTGCCTGATGCCGATTTGAAATTGATTGGCGAACACCAAATGGTACCTGCCTTTAAGCAAGGCAATTACGGCGAAGGTGTTGTTAATGCCATAACCACTATTTCAAACTACCTTAATCAGCCGGCCAATCATAAAGAACTGGCAGATTTACTGGCAAAAAGTAAGCAAAAGATAGCATGGCAATTACCTGCGGCCATATCCGGCCTGTTAATCATCATACTAATTTGGGTGCTGCGTGTCATCAATAAGCGCAAAGCCATTACTCATAAAATAAAGCAGGCTAAAAAATTATCAGCATACGATATTATAGCGACGGTTATAGGTGTAATTCTTTTTTTAGGGATAATTGCGATTGTCATCATTTCGGGGCTTAATAAATTTGCCTGGTTTAAGGCACTTCCTGTACAGAATGTGCCTTGGCTGGTATATGATGTTAGCGCTTTAATTATACTAACAAAGTATCTCGGTAATTTAGGCATTATCCGCAGGCAACACCAGGACGATTTTAATTTTAATGAAGCCGAAAAAAGTTACCTGAAGGCAACCTGGTGGTGTATTGTATTTTCTCCCCCTGTAATTATAGTATTGCTGATTGAGTATATCAGGCTTCGTAATAGTGCAAAACGCTTTACTGCGATTGCTGATGCAGCTGGTAAATCAATGATAAGGGTTGATCGCGACGTTAATAGGGAAGGTAAGCCATACCTTAGCCCGGGACAAAGAACCGAAGAAAAACTGGACGTGTATTGTTATGATATATGGGTATCTGCCAGCAACGATAAAGAGTTTAAGGTAATACAGAATCAAGGTTCTTCATTTGGCAGTCACGATGTTTGCCCGCAATGCGGCTTTAAAACATTAAAAAAGGCCGAAACAGAAGTGCTGGTACACCCAACCCACACTAAAGAGGGCGAGGGCAAAAAAGTACGTCATTGCGAGCAATGCGATTATGAAGAGCTAATTAAAATGGTAGTAATTGCAACCCTGTCCCAATCGAACAGTAGTTCATCATCTGATAGCGGGAGTAGTTCATCGTCAGATTCGGGAAGTTATGGCGGTGGTGATACCGGTGGTGGCGGGGCGGGTGGCACCTGGTAA
- a CDS encoding ABC transporter ATP-binding protein translates to MNYDLNKLSKEQQKTSTFAGLKKLFQLIAHEKRTLLIALGAILTNSTLNLLGPLIIGHTIDKYVQHKDYTGVLHNAAILLCMYVVALFTSYKQTTLMGGVGQRMLFTLRNSIFNKLQQLPVGFFNQNKAGDLISRVNNDTDKLNQFFSQSLMQFIGNISTMIGAGIFLLLINIKLGAAALCPALVILFLTLILSPWIKRTNALNLKSVGGMSAEIQESLNNFKVIIAFNRRDYFRKRFDIANRENYRTAIGAGLANNVFVPVYGLFASIAQLIVLSFGIYLISIGEFSIGLLVSYLSYATNFYNPLRQLAALWTNFQVAMAGWDRISQILSLETDLPLIAEGITEPSATLLEFRNVHFGYDESREILHNISFKLEQGKTYALVGPTGGGKTTTASLIARLYDPSKGLVLLDGKDIRTYTSEERSQKIGFILQEPFLFTGTVKDNILYGNDLYKDYTNEQLETVIKDANLGNLLAIFESGLETPIISGGDSISLGQKQLIAFMRAVLRNPQILILDEATANIDTITEKLLSDILNNLPATTTRVIIAHRLNTIENADEIYFVNSGEVIRAGSLNDAMDMLLQGKRAS, encoded by the coding sequence ATGAATTACGATTTAAACAAACTCAGCAAAGAGCAGCAAAAAACATCAACGTTTGCCGGGCTTAAAAAGCTGTTTCAACTTATAGCGCACGAGAAGCGCACCTTACTGATTGCACTTGGAGCCATATTAACCAACTCTACGCTCAACCTACTGGGCCCACTTATTATTGGGCATACCATTGATAAATATGTACAACATAAAGATTATACCGGGGTATTGCACAATGCCGCCATCCTGCTTTGTATGTACGTTGTAGCCTTGTTTACCAGTTATAAGCAAACCACATTGATGGGTGGCGTGGGCCAGCGTATGCTGTTTACACTCCGCAATTCTATCTTCAATAAGCTACAGCAATTGCCGGTAGGTTTCTTTAACCAGAACAAGGCAGGCGACCTGATTTCACGTGTAAACAACGATACCGATAAACTCAACCAGTTTTTCTCGCAATCACTGATGCAGTTTATCGGCAATATCTCTACCATGATTGGTGCGGGAATATTTTTGCTGTTGATCAATATTAAATTGGGTGCAGCAGCCCTATGCCCTGCCCTGGTGATCCTTTTCCTAACGCTGATCCTATCACCATGGATTAAACGCACCAATGCCCTCAACTTAAAAAGCGTGGGTGGCATGAGTGCCGAGATACAGGAAAGCCTCAATAACTTTAAGGTGATCATTGCCTTTAATCGCCGCGATTATTTCCGCAAGCGTTTTGATATAGCTAACCGCGAAAATTACAGAACCGCCATTGGCGCAGGGTTAGCCAATAACGTGTTTGTGCCTGTATATGGCTTGTTTGCCAGTATTGCGCAATTAATTGTGCTGTCGTTTGGTATTTACCTGATCTCGATCGGCGAGTTTTCTATCGGTTTACTGGTGAGTTATTTATCGTACGCCACCAACTTTTATAACCCACTGCGCCAGTTAGCAGCCCTGTGGACTAACTTCCAGGTAGCGATGGCAGGTTGGGACAGGATTTCGCAGATCTTATCCCTCGAAACTGATTTGCCTTTAATTGCTGAGGGCATCACAGAACCATCTGCCACATTATTGGAATTTAGGAATGTACACTTTGGTTATGACGAAAGCCGGGAGATCTTGCACAATATCAGCTTTAAGCTGGAGCAGGGTAAAACTTACGCATTGGTTGGCCCTACAGGTGGTGGTAAAACAACCACGGCATCGTTAATTGCCCGTTTGTACGATCCGTCAAAAGGCTTGGTATTGCTGGATGGCAAAGACATTCGCACTTATACTTCTGAAGAACGCAGCCAAAAGATCGGCTTTATTTTGCAGGAGCCTTTCTTGTTCACCGGTACCGTAAAAGACAATATTTTGTATGGCAACGACTTGTATAAAGACTATACCAACGAACAACTGGAAACGGTAATTAAAGATGCCAACCTCGGCAACCTGCTGGCTATATTTGAAAGCGGTCTCGAAACCCCGATCATTTCTGGTGGTGATAGCATCAGCCTGGGTCAGAAACAATTGATTGCCTTTATGCGTGCCGTATTGCGCAACCCGCAGATATTGATTTTGGATGAAGCAACGGCTAACATAGATACCATTACAGAAAAGCTATTGAGCGACATCCTGAATAACCTGCCCGCCACAACAACCCGCGTAATCATAGCCCACCGCTTGAACACCATTGAAAATGCGGATGAAATTTACTTTGTGAACTCGGGCGAGGTAATTAGGGCAGGATCCTTAAATGATGCGATGGATATGCTGTTGCAGGGGAAGAGGGCGAGTTGA